The Longimicrobiales bacterium DNA window GCCGATCGGCCGAGAGGTTAATGGCGATTTCTGGGGGGTGCAAGGGGGCTGGGACGAACTGCAAACGGCACCATTGTCGAACCGACAATGGCGCTGGCAAAGTCCTGCGCACGCCGCGCGCGATGCGTGCCGTGCGCGGTTAGTTGCGCGTCGCGGAGCGTTGTTCGGACACCGGCGCTGCGTTCGGTGCAACACCGGATCGTGTCGGCAGCAGGTGCGCAAAGTCGGGCAACAGCCGGTACGGTCGCCCACGACGCCCGCCCACGACGACCTGCCCGTTTACCTCGACCCACGCATGCGCACCGAACTCTTCGCCCTCCATTTCAATGCCGACGCGCAACGTGGAATGCACGCCGTTCCGTGCGAGCAGCGACTGCGCAGCGAGCGCCTCCACGAGACACGTGGACTTCCAGAGGCGGCGCCCCGATGCGCGCACCGCGTGGC harbors:
- a CDS encoding lasso peptide biosynthesis B2 protein, translating into RAYLYCIGFRLALWTLPTTRVLAHVFDRVDAVRGDRQDDGAAVAAICHAVRASGRRLWKSTCLVEALAAQSLLARNGVHSTLRVGIEMEGEEFGAHAWVEVNGQVVVGGRRGRPYRLLPDFAHLLPTRSGVAPNAAPVSEQRSATRN